Proteins encoded together in one Scheffersomyces stipitis CBS 6054 chromosome 5, complete sequence window:
- a CDS encoding predicted protein, with translation MSSLLSEIELDGSPDQAELLLSTLKNTITSISARRDALADQLKNYKALHIQLEENEKQLESVTVYLGEGYFVERTPQQALVFMSSRVVTLEKAVSELDAKAKEAEDTIFKLSKFNELAKLESNSKEEKVNEEGLLFMDIKEELDEEGHVISATINDKPLEHPLEKADTIESPASILKFPQKKEFEYIQESLIEENGTFSNDSDPIKEDQDQLQELFEDMEIVQRPSKSINDAIVNRDDLLNKIDELKISPDDKFKLKQMCLEEYAKLYDTKGKVDQDKERSNVQDSTGADISEESLDEVKSKERQEVIASIVKENNLDVVVSTSTPVNEKSVAIDRNDILELELLADDFDDSEASVVKYADDEEWDFDFSDGEEIDDDDDDDDDDDLADELLYGDRSAILTPNQNVTASNMLWDQVMKLRETGTEDVNGNPPIETARTEKNNKSKKTVRFAENLQIKEVENISESLRNVPHRHRVSLYRQNLIATNRANSTHDEIEYVEDFPSISDSFVEDNQQDNSKAENNIVENYIIENNIVEDNMVENNIVENNVVEKNIVDSIPQTIQENTIEQNQLDSKGVSKFKKGILQSLPRKLIVNEALPNAASGETWNRREMIEKSIVEVEEKKISPLVKDETDGVHREVVERQPTTTASTASDKEKVERKVSKFRANRTKLKSSAAKNDLFEEDRSIQRSDLDEANISIEEDEVIDEEVRSHSSIKETTLDYLSLQDDMDTMAKAYVLGIYDDDIRTVGPVVDKLDDFEVLNRMIDSMSSKESLSNQEETNRKSEILKSLKDYDTSFDPQLDEIVPESVPEDEEADEGPILLDEIVENDFNATGEIEDFDEMENEMLNQEVVTNYHKLRQRIIFQNNDKGFRKTDEELAMEPLDEDGNPIKVSRFKAARMTN, from the coding sequence ATGTCGTCTCTATTGAGTGAAATAGAGTTGGATGGGAGTCCAGATCAAGCTGAGTTGCTATTATCTACTCTTAAGAACACTATCACCAGTATCTCAGCTAGACGTGATGCTCTCGCAGACCAACTAAAGAATTACAAAGCATTACATATACAAttagaagagaatgaaaagCAGCTTGAATCAGTCACAGTATACTTAGGAGAAGGGtattttgttgaaagaaCCCCTCAACAGGCGTTGGTGTTCATGAGCAGTCGAGTTGTCACGTTGGAAAAGGCAGTTTCTGAGTTAGATGCCAAAGCAAAAGAAGCAGAGGACACAATATTCAAATTAAGCAAATTTAACGAACTTGCAAAGCTCGAAAGCAATAGCAAGGAGGAAAAAGTTAATGAAGAAGGCTTACTTTTTATGGATATTaaggaagaattggacGAAGAAGGACATGTAATCAGTGCTACAATTAATGACAAACCATTGGAACATCCCCTCGAGAAAGCTGACACGATAGAGTCTCCTGCTAGTATATTAAAATTCCcgcagaagaaggaatttGAGTACATTCAAGAGAGTTTGATTGAAGAGAATGGAACATTTTCTAACGATTCCGATCCAAttaaagaagatcaagaccAATTACAAGAACTATTTGAGGATATGGAGATTGTTCAAAGACCCCTGAAAAGTATCAATGATGCCATTGTAAATCGAGATGATTTGCTTAATAAAATTGATGAGCTCAAGATAAGCCCTGACgataaattcaaattgaaacaaaTGTGCTTGGAAGAGTATGCAAAATTATATGATACCAAAGGCAAGGTCGATCAGGACAAGGAAAGAAGCAATGTGCAAGATTCAACAGGCGCAGATATCTCTGAAGAATCACTTGATGAGGTCAAGAGTAAGGAAAGACAAGAAGTAATTGCCAGCATTGTCAAGGAGAATAACTTGGATGTTGTGGTTTCTACAAGCACACCGGTTAATGAAAAAAGTGTTGCAATAGATAGAAACGATATATTAGAGCTTGAATTACTTGCTGATGACTTTGACGACTCAGAAGCTTCGGTGGTAAAGTAtgcagatgatgaagagtGGGACTTTGACTTTTCcgatggagaagaaatagatgacgatgatgatgatgatgatgatgatgatctTGCAGACGAGCTATTATACGGTGACAGATCCGCAATTTTGACTCCAAACCAGAATGTGACTGCGAGTAACATGCTTTGGGATCAGGTTATGAAGTTGCGTGAAACTGGAACAGAGGACGTAAATGGGAATCCCCCAATAGAGACAGCAAGgacagaaaagaacaataaATCTAAGAAAACAGTCAGATTTGCTGAGAATTTGCAAATTAAAGAGGTCGAGAATATTAGTGAATCATTAAGGAATGTTCCGCACCGACACAGGGTCTCATTGTATAGGCAAAACTTGATTGCAACAAACAGAGCAAATTCCACCCATGATGAAATCGAATATGTTGAAGACTTTCCATCAATTTCAGATagctttgttgaagataaCCAACAGGACAACTCCAAAGCGGAAAATAATATCGTGGAGAATTACATCATTGAGAATAACATCGTTGAGGATAACATGGTTGAGAATAACATCGTGGAGAATAACGTTGTTGAGAAAAACATTGTGGATAGCATACCGCAGACAATACAAGAAAATACTATTGAACAGAATCAACTCGATTCTAAGGGGGTttcaaaattcaaaaaggGTATTCTTCAGAGTTTACCTAGAAAATTGATTGTGAATGAAGCATTGCCTAATGCAGCAAGTGGAGAAACTTGGAATAGAAGGGAAATGATCGAGAAATCAATAGTTGAAGTagaggagaagaagatctctCCCCTAGTCAAGGACGAAACTGATGGTGTTCATCGTGAAGTTGTCGAAAGACAACCAACGACTACTGCTTCTACTGCTAGTgataaagaaaaagtcGAACGGAAAGTTTCAAAGTTTAGAGCAAATAGAActaaattgaaaagttcagCAGCAAAAAATGATCTATTCGAAGAGGATAGGTCTATCCAAAGAAGTGATCTTGACGAAGCCAACATTAGTATAGAAGAGGACGAAGTCATCGACGAAGAAGTGAGAAGTCACTCAAGCATCAAAGAAACAACATTGGATTATCTTTCCCTACAGGATGATATGGACACAATGGCCAAGGCATATGTTCTTGGTATATACGATGACGATATTAGGACCGTGGGCCCTGTTGTAGATAAACTCGACGACTTTGAAGTTCTTAATAGAATGATAGATTCAATGTCAAGCAAAGAATCGCTTtcaaaccaagaagaaaccaacaGAAAATCagagatcttgaagagtttgaaaGATTACGATACGTCATTTGATCCTCAGCTCGATGAAATTGTACCTGAACTGGTACccgaagacgaagaagcaGACGAGGGTCCTATTTTGCTAGACGAGATTGTGGAAAATGATTTTAATGCTACTGGTGAAATTGAGGATTTCgatgaaatggaaaacGAGATGCTAAATCAAGAAGTAGTAACCAATTATCATAAGTTGAGGCAGAggataatttttcagaataATGATAAGGGCTTCCGAAAAACAGACGAAGAATTAGCTATGGAACCTTTGGATGAAGACGGAAACCCCATCAAGGTCAGTAGATTTAAGGCTGCAAGAATGACCAACTAG
- a CDS encoding predicted protein (go_function ATP binding; molecular function unknown): MFGQVVIGPPGSGKSTYCYGMHQFMSAIGRKSCIINLDPANDRLPYPDCALDIRDFITLEEVMEELKLGPNGGLMYALESLDETGIDHFIDMITELVEDQNYLIFDSPGQVELFTHHNSIYKIFKRLTNTKRLRLCVVLLVDSLYLTSPSQYISILLLTLRSMLQLDFPQVNVISKIDMLKNYGELPFRLDYYAEAQDLEQLTPYLEKESNSVLGRNYVRLTKMIGELVEDFNLVSFEVLSVENKQSMINLLSVIDKANGYSFGSEIGGDSIWSEATRQGGASGYAAVDIHERWIEYKDQYDQEERKSEERLEQSDNEGDATQPSMTEDEEWELAVHEWEKNRGASGPLSR, encoded by the coding sequence ATGTTCGGGCAAGTAGTTATTGGACCTCCAGGATCAGGAAAGTCTACATATTGCTATGGAATGCACCAATTCATGTCTGCAATAGGGAGAAAACTGTGTATAATCAATCTTGATCCCGCTAATGACCGCTTACCATATCCAGATTGTGCATTGGATATACGTGACTTTATaactttggaagaagtcatGGAGGAATTAAAATTAGGCCCAAATGGAGGTCTTATGTACGCATTAGAAAGTTTGGATGAAACAGGAATAGACCACTTTATCGACATGATAACTGAGTTGGTTGAAGATCAGAACTACTTAATTTTTGATAGTCCAGGACAAGTAGAATTATTCACCCATCACAATTCGATCTATAAGATATTTAAGAGGTTaacaaatacaaaaagGCTTCGGTTATGTGTGGTGTTGCTTGTTGATTCCTTATACCTTACCAGTCCTTCACAATACATTTCAATTTTACTACTAACTTTAAGATCTATGTTGCAACTAGATTTTCCTCAAGTGAATGTGATATCAAAGATAGAcatgttgaaaaattacgGGGAATTGCCGTTTAGACTCGACTACTATGCTGAAGCTCAAGATTTGGAACAACTAACTCCTTACTTGGAGAAAGAGTCTAATTCAGTTCTAGGTAGAAACTATGTTAGATTAACTAAAATGATTGGAGAGTTGGTAGAAGATTTCAACCTTGTGTCATTTGAAGTTTTGTCCGTGGAGAATAAGCAAAGTATGATAAATTTACTCAGCGTAATAGATAAAGCAAATGGCTACAGCTTTGGAAGTGAGATTGGAGGAGACTCTATCTGGAGCGAAGCTACGAGGCAAGGTGGGGCTTCAGGATATGCGGCGGTAGATATCCATGAACGTTGGATTGAATATAAAGATCAATatgaccaagaagaaagaaagtcagaagaaagacttgaacaaagTGATAATGAAGGTGATGCTACACAGCCTTCTATGACAGAGGATGAAGAATGGGAACTTGCCGTTCATGAATGGGAGAAGAATAGAGGAGCAAGTGGTCCTCTTTCTAGATGA
- a CDS encoding predicted protein — protein sequence MSAPTASELTFLSKTVSVSPLVLLSVVDHFNRVAKDSKKRVVGVILGDNSTDLIKVTNSYAIPFEEDEKNPSVWFLDQNFIDSMGDMFKKINAKEKLIGWYHSGPKLRPSDLKINDVFKKYTSNPLLLIVDVQPREVGIPTDAYFAVDDIKNDGSAAEKTFVHVPSLIEAEEAEEIGVEHLLRDIRDQAAGNLSLRVTQTYQSLLGLHQKLKEIANYLDKVYQKKLPINHTILGKLQNVFNLLPNLSNSNLVGGEGVVDSQTPSQSSNPLSAAFTIKTNDELMIVYISTLVRAIIAFHDLIENKLENKKLNEKKSSSELETGVISLLSNEEKGESTQE from the coding sequence ATGTCAGCACCAACAGCAAGTGAATTAACATTCTTGAGTAAAACCGTTTCTGTTTCACCATTGGTGTTATTATCAGTTGTCGATCACTTTAACAGAGTTGCCAAAGActcgaagaaaagagtagTTGGCGTTATTTTAGGCGACAACTCCACTGATTTGATCAAAGTCACAAATTCATACGCCATTCCCTTTGAAGAGGACGAGAAAAACCCCAGTGTTTGGTTCTTGGACCAGAATTTTATAGACTCCATGGGCGATATGTTCAAAAAGATTAATGCAAAGGAAAAATTAATCGGTTGGTATCACTCTGGTCCCAAGCTAAGACCATCAGACTTGAAAATTAATGATGTGTTCAAGAAATATACTTCAAATCCATTACTACTTATCGTGGATGTACAGCCAAGAGAAGTAGGTATTCCTACTGATGCTTACTTCGCAGTAGATGATATTAAGAACGATGGTTCCGCTGCTGAAAAGACATTTGTTCATGTTCCATCGCTTattgaagcagaagaggctgaagaaattggtGTTGAACACTTATTGAGAGACATCAGAGATCAAGCGGCAGGAAACTTGTCCTTGAGAGTTACACAGACATATCAATCCTTGTTGGGATTGCACCAAAAGCTTAAAGAAATTGCCAATTACTTGGACAAAGTCTACCAAAAAAAGCTCCCTATAAATCATACCATTTTGGGAAAATTGCAGAACGTGTTCAACTTACTACCAAACCTATCTAATTCCAACTTGGTTGGAGGCGAAGGCGTTGTAGATTCACAAACACCAAGCCAATCAAGTAATCCTTTGTCGGCAGCATTTACGATTAAGACGAATGACGAGTTAATGATCGTCTATATAAGTACACTTGTCAGAGCAATCATTGCTTTCCATGATTTGATTGAGAATAAGcttgaaaacaagaagcTTAACGAAAAGAAATCGTCCTCTGAACTTGAAACTGGCGTTATTTCTCTCTTAagtaatgaagaaaagggtGAAAGTACACAAGAATAG